In the Gorilla gorilla gorilla isolate KB3781 chromosome 10, NHGRI_mGorGor1-v2.1_pri, whole genome shotgun sequence genome, one interval contains:
- the E2F7 gene encoding transcription factor E2F7 isoform X1 produces the protein MEVNCLTLKDLISPRQPRLDFAVEDGENAQKENIFVDRSRMAPKTPIKNEPIDLSKQKKFTPERNPITPVKLVDRQQAEPWTPTANLKMLISAASPDIRDREKKKGLFRPIENKDDAFTDSLQLDVVGDSAVDEFEKQRPSRKQKSLGLLCQKFLARYPSYPLSTEKTTISLDEVAVSLGVERRRIYDIVNVLESLHLVSRVAKNQYGWHGRHSLPKTLRNLQRLGEEQKYEEQMAYLQQKELDLIDYKFGERKKDGDPDSQEQQLLDFSEPDCPSSSANSRKDKSLRIMSQKFVMLFLVSKTKIVTLDVAAKILIEESQDAPDHSKFKTKVRRLYDIANVLTSLALIKKVHVTEERGRKPAFKWIGPVDFSSSDEELVDVSASVLPELKRETYGQIQVCAKQKLARHGSFNTVQASERIQRKVNSEPSSPYREEQGSGGYSLEIGSLAAVYRQKIEDNSQGKAFASKRVVPPSSSLDPVAPFPVLSVDPEYCVNPLAHPVFSVAQTDLQAFSMQNGLNGQVDVSLASAASAVESLKPALLAGQPLVYVPSASLFMLYGSLQEGPASGSGSERDDRSSEAPATVELPSAPSAQKRVCEERKPQEEDEPATKRQSREYEDGPLSLVMPKKPSDSTDLASPKTMGNRASIPLKDIHVNGQLPAAEEISGKATANCFVSSEWGNPSRNTDVEKPSKENESTKEPSLLQYLCVQSPAGLNGFNVLLSGSQTPPTVGPSSGQLPSFSVPCMVLPSPSLGPFPVLYSPAMPGPVSSTLGALPNTGPVNFSLPGLGSIAQLLVGPTAVVNPKSSTLPSADPQLQSQPSLNLSPVMSRSHSVIQQPESPVYVGHPVSVVKLHQSPVPVTPKSIQCTHRETFFKTPGSLGDPVLKRRERNQSRNTSSAQRRLEIPSGGAD, from the exons gaaaatatatttgttgatcGATCAAGGATGGCCCCGAAGACTCCAATAAAAAATGAACCAATTGATTTATCGAAGCAAAAAAAATTTACTCCAGAAAGAAATCCCATTACTCCAGTTAAGCTTGTTGACAGACAGCAAGCGGAACCATGGACACCCACAGCTAACCTGAAGATGCTCATTAGTGCTGCCAGCCCAGATATAAGAGACCGGGAGAAGAAAAAGGGACTATTCCGACCCATTGAAAACAAGGACGATGCATTTACAGATTCTCTACAG CTTGATGTTGTTGGGGACAGTGCTGTGGATGAATTTGAAAAGCAAAGGCcaagcagaaaacagaaaagtttaGGACTCCTGTGCCAGAAGTTTCTAGCTCGCTATCCAAGTTATCCCTTGTCAACTGAGAAAACTACCATCTCCCTAGATGAAGTTGCTGTCAGTCTTG GTGTGGAAAGGAGACGCATCTATGACATTGTAAATGTGCTGGAGTCGCTGCATCTGGTCAGCCGGGTGGCTAAGAATCAGTATGGCTGGCATGGACGGCACAGCCTGCCAAAAACCCTGAGGAACCTCCAGAGACTAGGAGAGGAGCAGAAATATGAAGAGCAAATGGCCTACCTCCAACAGAAAGAGCTGGACCTGATAGATTATAAATTTGGAGAACGTAAAAAAGATGGTGATCCAGATTCCCAGGAACAACAGTTATTGGATTTCTCTGAACCCGACTGTCCCTCTT CATCTGCAAACAGTAGAAAAGACAAGTCTCTGAGAATTATGAGCCAGAAGTTTGTCATGCTGTTCCTCGTCTCCAAAACCAAGATTGTCACTCTGGATGTGGCTGCCAAAATACTGATAGAAGAAAGCCAAGATGCCCCGGACCATAGTAAATTTAAAA CAAAGGTACGACGCCTCTATGACATAGCCAATGTTCTGACCAGCTTGGCTCTGATAAAGAAAGTGCATGTAACAGAAGAGCGAGGCCGTAAACCAGCCTTCAAGTGGATCGGGCCTGTGGACTTCAGCTCAAGTG ATGAAGAACTGGTGGATGTTTCTGCATCTGTCTTACCAGAATTGAAAAGAGAAACATATGGCCAGATTCAAGTCTGTGCAAAACAGAAGCTGGCTCGCCATGGTTCTTTTAACACAGTTCAGGCTTCTGAGAGGATCCAGAGGAAAGTGAACTCAGAACCGAGCAGCCCATACAGAGAAGAACAAG GATCAGGTGGCTACTCTTTAGAAATTGGAAGCCTGGCAGCTGTCTATAGACAGAAAATAGAAGACAATTCACA ggGAAAAGCCTTTGCCAGTAAGAGAGTGGTGCCTCCATCAAGCAGCTTGGACCCTGTTGCTCCTTTCCCTGTCCTCTCTGTTGACCCAGAATATTGTGTTAATCCTTTAGCCCACCCAGTATTTTCTGTTGCTCAGACAGACCTGCAGGCATTCTCCATGCAGAACGGTCTGAATGGACAAGTGGATGTCTCACTtgcttctgcagcctctgctgtggAGAGCCTGAAGCCAGCACTCCTTGCTGGCCAGCCTCTAGTGTACGTGCCCTCTGCCTCACTGTTCATGCTGTATGGAAGTCTGCAGGAGGGACCagcgtcagggtcagggtcagagaGGGATGACAGAAGCTCAGAAGCCCCAGCCACAGTAGAGCTGCCATCTGCACCCTCAGCTCAGAAGCGCGTCTGTGAGGAGAGGAAACCTCAGGAGGAGGATGAGCCAGCCACTAAAAGGCAAAGTAGGGAATATGAAGACGGCCCGCTGTCGCTCGTCATGCCCAAG AAACCCTCAGATTCCACAGACCTTGCCTCTCCCAAGACTATGGGTAACAGGGCATCTATACCCCTCAAAGACATTCATGTGAATGGCCAACTCCCTGCTGCAGAAGAGATTTCAGGAAAGGCAACAGCAAactgttttgtttcttctgagtGGGGAAATCCTTCAAGAAATACAGATGTTGAAAAGccttcaaaagaaaatgaaagcaccAAAGAGCCTTCTTTGCTACAATATCTTTGTGTGCAGTCTCCTGCAG gATTAAATGGTTTCAATGTACTTTTATCTGGCAGTCAAACCCCCCCTACTGTGGGCCCGTCCTCAGGTCAGCTGCCGTCTTTCAGTGTCCCTTGCATGGTCTTACCATCTCCATCTCTGGGCCCTTTTCCTGTTCTCTATTCTCCTGCAATGCCGGGCCCGGTTTCTTCTACTCTTGGTGCTCTCCCAAACACAGGACCTGTGAATTTCAGCTTGCCTGGCCTTGGATCAATAGCCCAGCTTCTCGTCGGCCCCACAGCTGTGGTTAATCCAAAGTCGTCCACACTCCCTTCTGCAGACCCTCAGCTTCAGAGTCAGCCCTCACTAAACCTGAGTCCAGTGatgtcaaggtcacacagtgtcATCCAACAACCTGAGTCCCCCGTTTACGTGGGACATCCAGTCTCAGTAGTAAAATTACATCAG tcacCAGTTCCAGTGACCCCCAAGAGCATCCAATGCACACATCGTGAGACGTTTTTCAAGACACCCGGCAGCCTTGGAGACCCTGTcctgaagagaagagaaaggaaccaGTCACGAAACACCAGCTCGGCCCAGAGGAGACTAGAAATCCCCAGCGGCGGCGCTGACTAA
- the E2F7 gene encoding transcription factor E2F7 isoform X2, producing MEVNCLTLKDLISPRQPRLDFAVEDGENAQKENIFVDRSRMAPKTPIKNEPIDLSKQKKFTPERNPITPVKLVDRQQAEPWTPTANLKMLISAASPDIRDREKKKGLFRPIENKDDAFTDSLQLDVVGDSAVDEFEKQRPSRKQKSLGLLCQKFLARYPSYPLSTEKTTISLDEVAVSLGVERRRIYDIVNVLESLHLVSRVAKNQYGWHGRHSLPKTLRNLQRLGEEQKYEEQMAYLQQKELDLIDYKFGERKKDGDPDSQEQQLLDFSEPDCPSSSANSRKDKSLRIMSQKFVMLFLVSKTKIVTLDVAAKILIEESQDAPDHSKFKTKVRRLYDIANVLTSLALIKKVHVTEERGRKPAFKWIGPVDFSSSDEELVDVSASVLPELKRETYGQIQVCAKQKLARHGSFNTVQASERIQRKVNSEPSSPYREEQGSGGYSLEIGSLAAVYRQKIEDNSQGKAFASKRVVPPSSSLDPVAPFPVLSVDPEYCVNPLAHPVFSVAQTDLQAFSMQNGLNGQVDVSLASAASAVESLKPALLAGQPLVYVPSASLFMLYGSLQEGPASGSGSERDDRSSEAPATVELPSAPSAQKRVCEERKPQEEDEPATKRQSREYEDGPLSLVMPKKPSDSTDLASPKTMGNRASIPLKDIHVNGQLPAAEEISGKATANCFVSSEWGNPSRNTDVEKPSKENESTKEPSLLQYLCVQSPAGLNGFNVLLSGSQTPPTVGPSSGPVNFSLPGLGSIAQLLVGPTAVVNPKSSTLPSADPQLQSQPSLNLSPVMSRSHSVIQQPESPVYVGHPVSVVKLHQSPVPVTPKSIQCTHRETFFKTPGSLGDPVLKRRERNQSRNTSSAQRRLEIPSGGAD from the exons gaaaatatatttgttgatcGATCAAGGATGGCCCCGAAGACTCCAATAAAAAATGAACCAATTGATTTATCGAAGCAAAAAAAATTTACTCCAGAAAGAAATCCCATTACTCCAGTTAAGCTTGTTGACAGACAGCAAGCGGAACCATGGACACCCACAGCTAACCTGAAGATGCTCATTAGTGCTGCCAGCCCAGATATAAGAGACCGGGAGAAGAAAAAGGGACTATTCCGACCCATTGAAAACAAGGACGATGCATTTACAGATTCTCTACAG CTTGATGTTGTTGGGGACAGTGCTGTGGATGAATTTGAAAAGCAAAGGCcaagcagaaaacagaaaagtttaGGACTCCTGTGCCAGAAGTTTCTAGCTCGCTATCCAAGTTATCCCTTGTCAACTGAGAAAACTACCATCTCCCTAGATGAAGTTGCTGTCAGTCTTG GTGTGGAAAGGAGACGCATCTATGACATTGTAAATGTGCTGGAGTCGCTGCATCTGGTCAGCCGGGTGGCTAAGAATCAGTATGGCTGGCATGGACGGCACAGCCTGCCAAAAACCCTGAGGAACCTCCAGAGACTAGGAGAGGAGCAGAAATATGAAGAGCAAATGGCCTACCTCCAACAGAAAGAGCTGGACCTGATAGATTATAAATTTGGAGAACGTAAAAAAGATGGTGATCCAGATTCCCAGGAACAACAGTTATTGGATTTCTCTGAACCCGACTGTCCCTCTT CATCTGCAAACAGTAGAAAAGACAAGTCTCTGAGAATTATGAGCCAGAAGTTTGTCATGCTGTTCCTCGTCTCCAAAACCAAGATTGTCACTCTGGATGTGGCTGCCAAAATACTGATAGAAGAAAGCCAAGATGCCCCGGACCATAGTAAATTTAAAA CAAAGGTACGACGCCTCTATGACATAGCCAATGTTCTGACCAGCTTGGCTCTGATAAAGAAAGTGCATGTAACAGAAGAGCGAGGCCGTAAACCAGCCTTCAAGTGGATCGGGCCTGTGGACTTCAGCTCAAGTG ATGAAGAACTGGTGGATGTTTCTGCATCTGTCTTACCAGAATTGAAAAGAGAAACATATGGCCAGATTCAAGTCTGTGCAAAACAGAAGCTGGCTCGCCATGGTTCTTTTAACACAGTTCAGGCTTCTGAGAGGATCCAGAGGAAAGTGAACTCAGAACCGAGCAGCCCATACAGAGAAGAACAAG GATCAGGTGGCTACTCTTTAGAAATTGGAAGCCTGGCAGCTGTCTATAGACAGAAAATAGAAGACAATTCACA ggGAAAAGCCTTTGCCAGTAAGAGAGTGGTGCCTCCATCAAGCAGCTTGGACCCTGTTGCTCCTTTCCCTGTCCTCTCTGTTGACCCAGAATATTGTGTTAATCCTTTAGCCCACCCAGTATTTTCTGTTGCTCAGACAGACCTGCAGGCATTCTCCATGCAGAACGGTCTGAATGGACAAGTGGATGTCTCACTtgcttctgcagcctctgctgtggAGAGCCTGAAGCCAGCACTCCTTGCTGGCCAGCCTCTAGTGTACGTGCCCTCTGCCTCACTGTTCATGCTGTATGGAAGTCTGCAGGAGGGACCagcgtcagggtcagggtcagagaGGGATGACAGAAGCTCAGAAGCCCCAGCCACAGTAGAGCTGCCATCTGCACCCTCAGCTCAGAAGCGCGTCTGTGAGGAGAGGAAACCTCAGGAGGAGGATGAGCCAGCCACTAAAAGGCAAAGTAGGGAATATGAAGACGGCCCGCTGTCGCTCGTCATGCCCAAG AAACCCTCAGATTCCACAGACCTTGCCTCTCCCAAGACTATGGGTAACAGGGCATCTATACCCCTCAAAGACATTCATGTGAATGGCCAACTCCCTGCTGCAGAAGAGATTTCAGGAAAGGCAACAGCAAactgttttgtttcttctgagtGGGGAAATCCTTCAAGAAATACAGATGTTGAAAAGccttcaaaagaaaatgaaagcaccAAAGAGCCTTCTTTGCTACAATATCTTTGTGTGCAGTCTCCTGCAG gATTAAATGGTTTCAATGTACTTTTATCTGGCAGTCAAACCCCCCCTACTGTGGGCCCGTCCTCAG GACCTGTGAATTTCAGCTTGCCTGGCCTTGGATCAATAGCCCAGCTTCTCGTCGGCCCCACAGCTGTGGTTAATCCAAAGTCGTCCACACTCCCTTCTGCAGACCCTCAGCTTCAGAGTCAGCCCTCACTAAACCTGAGTCCAGTGatgtcaaggtcacacagtgtcATCCAACAACCTGAGTCCCCCGTTTACGTGGGACATCCAGTCTCAGTAGTAAAATTACATCAG tcacCAGTTCCAGTGACCCCCAAGAGCATCCAATGCACACATCGTGAGACGTTTTTCAAGACACCCGGCAGCCTTGGAGACCCTGTcctgaagagaagagaaaggaaccaGTCACGAAACACCAGCTCGGCCCAGAGGAGACTAGAAATCCCCAGCGGCGGCGCTGACTAA
- the E2F7 gene encoding transcription factor E2F7 isoform X3: MHLQILYRVMFFVSEEALPYSKLDVVGDSAVDEFEKQRPSRKQKSLGLLCQKFLARYPSYPLSTEKTTISLDEVAVSLGVERRRIYDIVNVLESLHLVSRVAKNQYGWHGRHSLPKTLRNLQRLGEEQKYEEQMAYLQQKELDLIDYKFGERKKDGDPDSQEQQLLDFSEPDCPSSSANSRKDKSLRIMSQKFVMLFLVSKTKIVTLDVAAKILIEESQDAPDHSKFKTKVRRLYDIANVLTSLALIKKVHVTEERGRKPAFKWIGPVDFSSSDEELVDVSASVLPELKRETYGQIQVCAKQKLARHGSFNTVQASERIQRKVNSEPSSPYREEQGSGGYSLEIGSLAAVYRQKIEDNSQGKAFASKRVVPPSSSLDPVAPFPVLSVDPEYCVNPLAHPVFSVAQTDLQAFSMQNGLNGQVDVSLASAASAVESLKPALLAGQPLVYVPSASLFMLYGSLQEGPASGSGSERDDRSSEAPATVELPSAPSAQKRVCEERKPQEEDEPATKRQSREYEDGPLSLVMPKKPSDSTDLASPKTMGNRASIPLKDIHVNGQLPAAEEISGKATANCFVSSEWGNPSRNTDVEKPSKENESTKEPSLLQYLCVQSPAGLNGFNVLLSGSQTPPTVGPSSGQLPSFSVPCMVLPSPSLGPFPVLYSPAMPGPVSSTLGALPNTGPVNFSLPGLGSIAQLLVGPTAVVNPKSSTLPSADPQLQSQPSLNLSPVMSRSHSVIQQPESPVYVGHPVSVVKLHQSPVPVTPKSIQCTHRETFFKTPGSLGDPVLKRRERNQSRNTSSAQRRLEIPSGGAD, translated from the exons ATGCATTTACAGATTCTCTACAG ggtAATGTTTTTTGTGTCTGAAGAAGCTCTTCCCTATTCCAAG CTTGATGTTGTTGGGGACAGTGCTGTGGATGAATTTGAAAAGCAAAGGCcaagcagaaaacagaaaagtttaGGACTCCTGTGCCAGAAGTTTCTAGCTCGCTATCCAAGTTATCCCTTGTCAACTGAGAAAACTACCATCTCCCTAGATGAAGTTGCTGTCAGTCTTG GTGTGGAAAGGAGACGCATCTATGACATTGTAAATGTGCTGGAGTCGCTGCATCTGGTCAGCCGGGTGGCTAAGAATCAGTATGGCTGGCATGGACGGCACAGCCTGCCAAAAACCCTGAGGAACCTCCAGAGACTAGGAGAGGAGCAGAAATATGAAGAGCAAATGGCCTACCTCCAACAGAAAGAGCTGGACCTGATAGATTATAAATTTGGAGAACGTAAAAAAGATGGTGATCCAGATTCCCAGGAACAACAGTTATTGGATTTCTCTGAACCCGACTGTCCCTCTT CATCTGCAAACAGTAGAAAAGACAAGTCTCTGAGAATTATGAGCCAGAAGTTTGTCATGCTGTTCCTCGTCTCCAAAACCAAGATTGTCACTCTGGATGTGGCTGCCAAAATACTGATAGAAGAAAGCCAAGATGCCCCGGACCATAGTAAATTTAAAA CAAAGGTACGACGCCTCTATGACATAGCCAATGTTCTGACCAGCTTGGCTCTGATAAAGAAAGTGCATGTAACAGAAGAGCGAGGCCGTAAACCAGCCTTCAAGTGGATCGGGCCTGTGGACTTCAGCTCAAGTG ATGAAGAACTGGTGGATGTTTCTGCATCTGTCTTACCAGAATTGAAAAGAGAAACATATGGCCAGATTCAAGTCTGTGCAAAACAGAAGCTGGCTCGCCATGGTTCTTTTAACACAGTTCAGGCTTCTGAGAGGATCCAGAGGAAAGTGAACTCAGAACCGAGCAGCCCATACAGAGAAGAACAAG GATCAGGTGGCTACTCTTTAGAAATTGGAAGCCTGGCAGCTGTCTATAGACAGAAAATAGAAGACAATTCACA ggGAAAAGCCTTTGCCAGTAAGAGAGTGGTGCCTCCATCAAGCAGCTTGGACCCTGTTGCTCCTTTCCCTGTCCTCTCTGTTGACCCAGAATATTGTGTTAATCCTTTAGCCCACCCAGTATTTTCTGTTGCTCAGACAGACCTGCAGGCATTCTCCATGCAGAACGGTCTGAATGGACAAGTGGATGTCTCACTtgcttctgcagcctctgctgtggAGAGCCTGAAGCCAGCACTCCTTGCTGGCCAGCCTCTAGTGTACGTGCCCTCTGCCTCACTGTTCATGCTGTATGGAAGTCTGCAGGAGGGACCagcgtcagggtcagggtcagagaGGGATGACAGAAGCTCAGAAGCCCCAGCCACAGTAGAGCTGCCATCTGCACCCTCAGCTCAGAAGCGCGTCTGTGAGGAGAGGAAACCTCAGGAGGAGGATGAGCCAGCCACTAAAAGGCAAAGTAGGGAATATGAAGACGGCCCGCTGTCGCTCGTCATGCCCAAG AAACCCTCAGATTCCACAGACCTTGCCTCTCCCAAGACTATGGGTAACAGGGCATCTATACCCCTCAAAGACATTCATGTGAATGGCCAACTCCCTGCTGCAGAAGAGATTTCAGGAAAGGCAACAGCAAactgttttgtttcttctgagtGGGGAAATCCTTCAAGAAATACAGATGTTGAAAAGccttcaaaagaaaatgaaagcaccAAAGAGCCTTCTTTGCTACAATATCTTTGTGTGCAGTCTCCTGCAG gATTAAATGGTTTCAATGTACTTTTATCTGGCAGTCAAACCCCCCCTACTGTGGGCCCGTCCTCAGGTCAGCTGCCGTCTTTCAGTGTCCCTTGCATGGTCTTACCATCTCCATCTCTGGGCCCTTTTCCTGTTCTCTATTCTCCTGCAATGCCGGGCCCGGTTTCTTCTACTCTTGGTGCTCTCCCAAACACAGGACCTGTGAATTTCAGCTTGCCTGGCCTTGGATCAATAGCCCAGCTTCTCGTCGGCCCCACAGCTGTGGTTAATCCAAAGTCGTCCACACTCCCTTCTGCAGACCCTCAGCTTCAGAGTCAGCCCTCACTAAACCTGAGTCCAGTGatgtcaaggtcacacagtgtcATCCAACAACCTGAGTCCCCCGTTTACGTGGGACATCCAGTCTCAGTAGTAAAATTACATCAG tcacCAGTTCCAGTGACCCCCAAGAGCATCCAATGCACACATCGTGAGACGTTTTTCAAGACACCCGGCAGCCTTGGAGACCCTGTcctgaagagaagagaaaggaaccaGTCACGAAACACCAGCTCGGCCCAGAGGAGACTAGAAATCCCCAGCGGCGGCGCTGACTAA
- the E2F7 gene encoding transcription factor E2F7 isoform X4, which translates to MEVNCLTLKDLISPRQPRLDFAVEDGENAQKENIFVDRSRMAPKTPIKNEPIDLSKQKKFTPERNPITPVKLVDRQQAEPWTPTANLKMLISAASPDIRDREKKKGLFRPIENKDDAFTDSLQLDVVGDSAVDEFEKQRPSRKQKSLGLLCQKFLARYPSYPLSTEKTTISLDEVAVSLGVERRRIYDIVNVLESLHLVSRVAKNQYGWHGRHSLPKTLRNLQRLGEEQKYEEQMAYLQQKELDLIDYKFGERKKDGDPDSQEQQLLDFSEPDCPSSSANSRKDKSLRIMSQKFVMLFLVSKTKIVTLDVAAKILIEESQDAPDHSKFKTKVRRLYDIANVLTSLALIKKVHVTEERGRKPAFKWIGPVDFSSSDEELVDVSASVLPELKRETYGQIQVCAKQKLARHGSFNTVQASERIQRKVNSEPSSPYREEQGSGGYSLEIGSLAAVYRQKIEDNSQGKAFASKRVVPPSSSLDPVAPFPVLSVDPEYCVNPLAHPVFSVAQTDLQAFSMQNGLNGQVDVSLASAASAVESLKPALLAGQPLVYVPSASLFMLYGSLQEGPASGSGSERDDRSSEAPATVELPSAPSAQKRVCEERKPQEEDEPATKRQSREYEDGPLSLVMPKKPSDSTDLASPKTMGNRASIPLKDIHVNGQLPAAEEISGKATANCFVSSEWGNPSRNTDVEKPSKENESTKEPSLLQYLCVQSPAVTSSSDPQEHPMHTS; encoded by the exons gaaaatatatttgttgatcGATCAAGGATGGCCCCGAAGACTCCAATAAAAAATGAACCAATTGATTTATCGAAGCAAAAAAAATTTACTCCAGAAAGAAATCCCATTACTCCAGTTAAGCTTGTTGACAGACAGCAAGCGGAACCATGGACACCCACAGCTAACCTGAAGATGCTCATTAGTGCTGCCAGCCCAGATATAAGAGACCGGGAGAAGAAAAAGGGACTATTCCGACCCATTGAAAACAAGGACGATGCATTTACAGATTCTCTACAG CTTGATGTTGTTGGGGACAGTGCTGTGGATGAATTTGAAAAGCAAAGGCcaagcagaaaacagaaaagtttaGGACTCCTGTGCCAGAAGTTTCTAGCTCGCTATCCAAGTTATCCCTTGTCAACTGAGAAAACTACCATCTCCCTAGATGAAGTTGCTGTCAGTCTTG GTGTGGAAAGGAGACGCATCTATGACATTGTAAATGTGCTGGAGTCGCTGCATCTGGTCAGCCGGGTGGCTAAGAATCAGTATGGCTGGCATGGACGGCACAGCCTGCCAAAAACCCTGAGGAACCTCCAGAGACTAGGAGAGGAGCAGAAATATGAAGAGCAAATGGCCTACCTCCAACAGAAAGAGCTGGACCTGATAGATTATAAATTTGGAGAACGTAAAAAAGATGGTGATCCAGATTCCCAGGAACAACAGTTATTGGATTTCTCTGAACCCGACTGTCCCTCTT CATCTGCAAACAGTAGAAAAGACAAGTCTCTGAGAATTATGAGCCAGAAGTTTGTCATGCTGTTCCTCGTCTCCAAAACCAAGATTGTCACTCTGGATGTGGCTGCCAAAATACTGATAGAAGAAAGCCAAGATGCCCCGGACCATAGTAAATTTAAAA CAAAGGTACGACGCCTCTATGACATAGCCAATGTTCTGACCAGCTTGGCTCTGATAAAGAAAGTGCATGTAACAGAAGAGCGAGGCCGTAAACCAGCCTTCAAGTGGATCGGGCCTGTGGACTTCAGCTCAAGTG ATGAAGAACTGGTGGATGTTTCTGCATCTGTCTTACCAGAATTGAAAAGAGAAACATATGGCCAGATTCAAGTCTGTGCAAAACAGAAGCTGGCTCGCCATGGTTCTTTTAACACAGTTCAGGCTTCTGAGAGGATCCAGAGGAAAGTGAACTCAGAACCGAGCAGCCCATACAGAGAAGAACAAG GATCAGGTGGCTACTCTTTAGAAATTGGAAGCCTGGCAGCTGTCTATAGACAGAAAATAGAAGACAATTCACA ggGAAAAGCCTTTGCCAGTAAGAGAGTGGTGCCTCCATCAAGCAGCTTGGACCCTGTTGCTCCTTTCCCTGTCCTCTCTGTTGACCCAGAATATTGTGTTAATCCTTTAGCCCACCCAGTATTTTCTGTTGCTCAGACAGACCTGCAGGCATTCTCCATGCAGAACGGTCTGAATGGACAAGTGGATGTCTCACTtgcttctgcagcctctgctgtggAGAGCCTGAAGCCAGCACTCCTTGCTGGCCAGCCTCTAGTGTACGTGCCCTCTGCCTCACTGTTCATGCTGTATGGAAGTCTGCAGGAGGGACCagcgtcagggtcagggtcagagaGGGATGACAGAAGCTCAGAAGCCCCAGCCACAGTAGAGCTGCCATCTGCACCCTCAGCTCAGAAGCGCGTCTGTGAGGAGAGGAAACCTCAGGAGGAGGATGAGCCAGCCACTAAAAGGCAAAGTAGGGAATATGAAGACGGCCCGCTGTCGCTCGTCATGCCCAAG AAACCCTCAGATTCCACAGACCTTGCCTCTCCCAAGACTATGGGTAACAGGGCATCTATACCCCTCAAAGACATTCATGTGAATGGCCAACTCCCTGCTGCAGAAGAGATTTCAGGAAAGGCAACAGCAAactgttttgtttcttctgagtGGGGAAATCCTTCAAGAAATACAGATGTTGAAAAGccttcaaaagaaaatgaaagcaccAAAGAGCCTTCTTTGCTACAATATCTTTGTGTGCAGTCTCCTGCAG tcacCAGTTCCAGTGACCCCCAAGAGCATCCAATGCACACATCGTGA